A region of Paroedura picta isolate Pp20150507F unplaced genomic scaffold, Ppicta_v3.0 Ppicta_v3_sca21, whole genome shotgun sequence DNA encodes the following proteins:
- the IRF2BP1 gene encoding interferon regulatory factor 2-binding protein 1: MSSSSGPGASPGGGSARRQWCYLCDLPKMPWAMIWDFSEAVCRGCVNFEGADRIELLIETARQLKRSHVLPEGRSPGPPGAKHAKEPPALEPPPPPLPPPPPPPRYEPRGRLAADYALSPRLPNGLAAPADDASATGSGTGGSRHSPTARRALVGAVPPGLGLLAAPPPPGLLAAVSGLGGRPGGSLALAAPLLGGELGKAAGRGGAAFVGAADFDKQQQQQQQQQCLAELNEALRGRAEEWSGKPKAVREQLLTLCACAPFSVRFKKDHALVGRVFAFDAAPRPPGYEFELKLFAEYPCGSGNVYAGVLGVAKQMFQDCLKEPGKVISSGYKYLEYEKRHGAGDWRLLGELFTEGVRCFREALAPDALPQQYLDGGCAVPPSLLLRAGPPPRALARRRKASPEPEGDAAGKLTGEEQQQRQHWLPPASGGIYPPGMAHLPEGSLRNDPSPITALKNVADTLGNKEANPVHSTTARQNSASPASPAASGQHRLVPRNGEPGQAATTPSSSSSSSSSSGGAHSSGGGDPSGTQSAPDSSGGAGSTPLCCTICHERLEDTHFVQCPSVPGHKFCFPCSRDFIKAQGAAGEVYCPSGEKCPLVGSNVPWAFMQGEIATILAGDVKVKKEHDP; this comes from the coding sequence ATGTCGTCGTCGTCGGGGCCGGGCGCGTCGCCCGGGGGGGGCTCTGCGCGGCGGCAGTGGTGCTACCTGTGCGACCTGCCCAAGATGCCGTGGGCCATGATCTGGGACTTCAGCGAGGCCGTGTGCCGCGGCTGCGTCAACTTCGAGGGCGCCGACCGCATCGAGCTGCTCATCGAGACGGCGCGCCAGCTCAAGCGCAGCCACGTCCTGCCCGAGGGCCGCTCGCCGGGGCCGCCGGGCGCCAAGCAcgccaaggagccgcccgccctcgagcccccgccgccgccgctgccgccgccgccgcccccgccgcgctACGAGCCCCGCGGACGCCTGGCCGCCGACTACGCGCTCAGCCCCCGCCTGCCCAACGGCCTGGCCGCGCCCGCCGACGACGCCTCCGCCACCGGCAGCGGCACCGGCGGCAGCCGCCACAGCCCCACCGCCCGCCGCGCGCTCGTGGGCGCCGTCCCGCCCGGCCTGGGCCTCCTGGCCGCGCCGCCCCCGCCGGGCCTGCTGGCCGCCGTGTCGGGCCTGGGCGGGCGCCCCGGAGGCAGCCTGGCCCTGGCCGCGCCCCTGCTGGGCGGCGAGCTGGGCAAGGCGGCGGGCCGCGGCGGGGCGGCGTTCGTCGGGGCGGCCGACTTcgacaagcagcagcagcagcagcagcagcagcagtgcctgGCCGAGCTGAACGAGGCGCTGCGCGGGCGGGCCGAGGAGTGGTCGGGCAAGCCCAAGGCGGTGCGGGAGCAGCTGCTGACCCTCTGCGCCTGCGCCCCCTTCAGCGTGCGCTTCAAGAAGGACCATGCGCTGGTGGGCCGCGTCTTCGCCTTCGACGCCGCCCCGCGCCCGCCGGGCTACGAGTTCGAGCTGAAGCTCTTTGCCGAGTACCCGTGCGGCTCTGGCAACGTGTACGCGGGCGTGCTGGGGgtggccaagcagatgttccaggACTGCCTCAAGGAGCCCGGCAAGGTCATCTCCTCGGGCTACAAGTACCTGGAGTACGAGAAGCGCCACGGGGCCGGGGACTGGCGCCTGCTGGGCGAGCTCTTCACCGAGGGGGTGCGCTGCTTCCGCGAGGCCCTGGCCCCCGACGCCCTGCCCCAGCAGTACCTGGACGGCGGCTGTGCCGTgccccccagcctcctcctccggGCCGGGCCGCCCCCCCGGGCCCTGGCCCGCCGGCGCAAGGCTTCCCCCGAGCCCGAGGGCGACGCCGCGGGCAAGCTGACCGGcgaggagcagcagcagaggcagcactGGCTGCCCCCGGCCTCGGGGGGCATCTACCCGCCGGGCATGGCCCACCTGCCCGAGGGCTCCCTGCGCAACGACCCGTCTCCCATCACCGCCCTGAAGAACGTGGCCGACACGCTGGGGAACAAGGAGGCCAACCCGGTCCACTCCACCACCGCCCGGCAGAACAGCGCCAGCCCCGCCTCGCCTGCCGCCTCCGGACAGCACCGGCTGGTGCCCCGCAACGGCGAGCCGGGCCAAGCcgccaccaccccctcctcttcctcctcctcctcctcttcctccggaGGGGCGCACTCCTCCGGAGGGGGGGACCCCAGCGGCACCCAGAGTGCCCCCGATTCCTCCGGAGGGGCCGGCAGCACGCCGCTCTGCTGCACCATCTGCCACGAGAGGCTGGAAGACACCCATTTCGTCCAGTGCCCCTCGGTGCCCGGCCACAAGTTCTGCTTCCCCTGCTCCCGGGATTTCATCAAAGCCCAAGGAGCGGCGGGGGAGGTGTATTGCCCCAGCGGGGAGAAGTGCCCCCTGGTGGGATCCAACGTCCCCTGGGCCTTCATGCAGGGCGAGATCGCCACCATCCTTGCTGGGGATGTGAAAGTAAAAAAGGAGCACGACCCGTGA